From uncultured Desulfobacter sp., the proteins below share one genomic window:
- a CDS encoding IS1595 family transposase codes for MVAGHKGNPEAVARKGREGRRNRLRGARGRGTLEKEKPPVFGMIQRCGLVVIQMLANVRRVTIEPLVKSTVLPGTLIYTDEYAIYNRLTEWGYKHKSVNHGAGEYARDEDGDGFHEVHVNTMEGFWSLLRGWLRPHRGISQEKLPFYLGFFEFVHNVGKRGKALLHSLVELLVK; via the coding sequence ATTGTAGCAGGGCATAAAGGCAATCCCGAAGCAGTAGCCCGAAAAGGCAGGGAAGGCCGTCGAAATCGTTTACGAGGTGCTCGTGGGCGGGGTACATTGGAAAAAGAGAAACCACCTGTATTCGGTATGATTCAGCGATGCGGTCTGGTAGTGATTCAAATGCTTGCTAATGTTCGCAGGGTAACTATTGAGCCCTTGGTAAAGTCGACCGTTTTGCCGGGGACTTTGATTTACACTGATGAATATGCGATCTACAATCGATTAACCGAGTGGGGGTACAAGCATAAGAGCGTGAATCACGGGGCTGGAGAATACGCCAGAGACGAGGATGGCGATGGTTTCCATGAAGTCCATGTCAATACCATGGAAGGCTTCTGGTCCTTGCTACGTGGTTGGTTGCGTCCTCATCGAGGCATCTCACAAGAGAAGCTCCCGTTCTATCTCGGTTTTTTCGAGTTCGTTCATAACGTCGGCAAACGGGGAAAGGCCCTGCTCCATTCGCTTGTCGAACTTTTGGTCAAATAA
- a CDS encoding putative transposase — protein sequence MPQLMLPLLSSEITYINGRVTVHQKDGQWTYFLGEYPIYSHKADDLALFRHFRKKGTGYYTAFHVLLLLALMALCRIKTVERIRGESAGEFGKLMGLDRIPEVRCLRMISTEYQLDHTRLGARMFSRWCQEIFFRYMMEHFAIDLLQEYGTQDLLPKR from the coding sequence ATGCCTCAGCTCATGTTGCCCCTTCTTTCATCGGAGATAACGTATATCAATGGACGTGTAACAGTTCACCAAAAAGATGGTCAGTGGACATATTTTTTAGGAGAGTATCCCATATACAGCCACAAGGCTGATGACCTTGCCTTGTTTCGTCATTTTAGAAAAAAAGGAACAGGGTATTATACGGCTTTCCATGTGTTACTGCTATTGGCCTTGATGGCTTTATGCCGAATAAAAACTGTTGAAAGAATCCGAGGAGAATCAGCCGGAGAATTTGGAAAGCTTATGGGGCTTGACCGCATCCCTGAAGTGAGATGCTTGAGGATGATCAGTACAGAATATCAGCTTGACCACACCCGGTTAGGGGCCAGGATGTTCAGTCGATGGTGTCAGGAAATTTTTTTCAGATATATGATGGAACACTTTGCTATTGACCTTCTTCAGGAGTATGGAACCCAGGACCTGCTACCGAAAAGGTAA